In Streptomyces sp. TS71-3, the following proteins share a genomic window:
- a CDS encoding UDP-glucose 4-epimerase: MTWLITGGAGYIGAHVVRAMTGAGERVVVLDDFSSGVRERLAPGVPVVRGSVADEGVLKRLCVEHEVSGVVHLAAHKQVGESVEQPLRYYRDNVGGLTTLLETAATAGVTRFLFSSSAAVYGNPDVNLITEDTPCAPMSPYGETKLAGEWLVRAAGRAHGIRTACLRYFNVAGAAEPELADTGVFNVIPMVFDRLTRDEAPRIFGADYPTPDGTCIRDYIHVADLADAHLAAARLLTAEGAADASRAPGATGSEGAPGVHGADGAGDVTLNIGRGEGVSVRELISLVGEVTGDTRPAVVEARRPGDAPRAVASAQRAAEVLGWRATRGVREMVESAWRGWLLHHPGATAG; encoded by the coding sequence ATGACGTGGCTAATCACCGGCGGAGCCGGATACATCGGAGCCCATGTGGTGCGGGCCATGACGGGCGCGGGCGAGCGGGTGGTCGTGCTGGACGACTTCTCCTCCGGGGTGCGCGAGCGGCTGGCGCCCGGGGTGCCGGTGGTGCGCGGGTCGGTGGCGGACGAGGGGGTGCTGAAGCGGCTCTGCGTGGAGCACGAGGTCTCCGGTGTGGTGCACCTCGCGGCGCACAAGCAGGTCGGCGAATCGGTCGAGCAGCCGCTGCGCTACTACCGGGACAACGTCGGGGGCCTCACGACGCTCTTGGAAACGGCGGCCACTGCGGGTGTCACCCGGTTCCTCTTCTCCTCGTCGGCCGCCGTCTACGGCAACCCGGATGTGAATCTGATCACCGAGGACACGCCCTGTGCCCCGATGAGCCCCTACGGCGAGACCAAGCTCGCCGGGGAGTGGCTGGTCCGCGCGGCCGGGCGGGCGCACGGCATCCGGACGGCCTGCCTGCGCTACTTCAACGTCGCCGGGGCCGCCGAGCCGGAGCTCGCCGACACCGGCGTCTTCAACGTGATCCCGATGGTCTTCGACCGGCTCACCCGGGACGAGGCCCCGCGGATCTTCGGGGCCGACTACCCGACGCCGGACGGCACCTGCATCCGCGACTACATCCATGTCGCGGACCTCGCGGACGCGCACCTGGCCGCGGCCCGCCTGCTCACCGCCGAGGGCGCGGCGGATGCTTCGCGCGCGCCGGGCGCGACGGGCTCGGAGGGTGCGCCGGGCGTGCACGGCGCGGACGGCGCCGGTGACGTCACGCTGAACATCGGCCGGGGCGAGGGCGTCTCCGTGCGGGAGCTGATCAGCCTCGTCGGCGAGGTCACCGGCGACACCCGGCCGGCCGTGGTCGAGGCGCGCCGCCCGGGTGACGCGCCGCGCGCCGTGGCGTCGGCGCAGCGGGCCGCGGAGGTACTGGGCTGGCGCGCCACGCGCGGGGTGCGCGAGATGGTCGAGTCCGCCTGGCGCGGCTGGCTGCTGCACCATCCGGGGGCGACTGCCGGGTGA